A single window of Hyla sarda isolate aHylSar1 chromosome 2, aHylSar1.hap1, whole genome shotgun sequence DNA harbors:
- the LOC130358757 gene encoding gastrula zinc finger protein XlCGF49.1-like produces the protein MAANHICIEYGQSFSHEVPYVKHQKLHSPGVKLDLRSHSLVSGSVTQEPKRTGREFVCGDYGKTFMGKSNLIVHQRTHTGEKPHGCIFCGKHFGRSSVLRKRERIHTGEKPYTRVYCGKQFSQNSGLKNHERIHTGEKPYACIECGRRFSQSVDLIVHYRTHTGEKPFTWIECGNSFIRSSDLAIHQRTHSGIKPFTCTECGKSFRQRSHIRRHGRPTPVSGHLPVMSAGKASS, from the coding sequence ATGGCTGCCAATCATATCTGTATTGAGTATGGACAGAGCTTCTCTCATGAGGTTCCTTATGTCAAGCACCAGAAGTTACACAGTCCTGGAGTTAAACTCGACCTCAGGTCGCACAGTCTGGTCAGTGGATCTGTGACCCAGGAGCCAAAGAGAACAGGCCGAGAGTTTGTATGTGGAGACTATGGAAAAACCTTTATGGGGAAATCTAATCTCATAGTCCATCAGAGAacgcacacaggagagaaacctcACGGATGCATCTTCTGTGGGAAACACTTTGGCAGAAGTTCTGTGCTTAGAAAACGCGAGCGGATCCACACGGGAGAGAAGCCGTACACACGTGTCTACTGTGGAAAACAGTTCAGTCAGAACTCAGGGCTGAAGAACCATGAGAGAATCCACACTGGGGAGAAGCCTTACGCCTGTATAGAGTGCGGGAGGAGGTTCAGTCAGAGTGTCGATCTGATTGTTCACTATAGGACCCACACCGGCGAGAAACCATTTACATGGATTGAGTGTGGAAACAGCTTTATCCGCAGCTCAGACCTCGCCATACACCAAAGGACTCACTCTGGGATTAAACCATTCACCTGCACTGAATGTGGGAAGAGCTTTAGACAGAGGTCCCACATTAGAAGACACGGCAGACCCACACCGGTGAGCGGCCATTTACCTGTGATGTCTGCAGGAAAAGCTTCATCCTGA